Below is a window of Tolypothrix bouteillei VB521301 DNA.
GCCGAATCTGGTGCTAGTGCGCTCGAAGCGTTAGAACAGATCAAGCTCCGCAATCAGCCAGTGGCATTGTTTTTAGTCGATCAACGAATGCCACAAATGTCTGGAGTGGAATTTTTGGAACAAGCCATGTCAATGTTCCCTGATGCAAAACGGGCATTATTAACCGCCTATGCAGATACCGATGCTGCGATTCGCGCCATCAATAACACCAAAATCGATTACTACTTGATGAAGCCGTGGGACCCACCAGAAGAACGCTTATACCCGGTGCTTGACGATTTGCTAGATTATTGGATAGCAGATTTCCGTCCACCATTTGAAGGCATTCGTGTTATTGGCAATCGCTGGTCTCCCCATTCCCATCAAATAAAAGACTTCTTAGCGCGGAATCAACTACCTTATCAGTGGTTGGATATCGAACTATCAGAAGAAGCACAAAAATTAGCTGAATACGCTGACTGCGATAAATTAAATTTACCCCTCGTTCTTTTTGCTGACGGTTCCACTCTCATGCAGCCAACCAACCTCCAAGTTGCTGAGAAAATTGGGCTGCGAACCCAAGCAGAAAAGCCATTCTACGATTTAATTATCATTGGCGGTGGACCGGCTGGTTTGGCAGCTGCGGTATATGGCGCATCGGAAGGGCTACGCACTGTCATGATTGAACGAGAAGCTCCTGGAGGTCAAGCAGGGACAAGCTCGCGTATTGAAAATTACCTTGGTTTTCCTGTTGGATTGAGTGGGGGAGACTTGGCACGACGCGCTGTTACTCAGGCAAAACGCTTTGGTGTTGAGATTCTTACTCCGCAAGAAGTTACGGGTATTCGCTTACAAGACCAGTATCGAATTGTACAATTGGGTGATGGAAGGGAAATCAGTTGCCATGCCATGATTTTGGCATTAGGTGTCTCGTGGCGGCGGTTAGACATTCCAGGGTTAGAACGTTTGACAGGTGCAGGAGTTTATTACGGTGCGGCGCAGAGTGAAGCTTTGAGTTGCCAAGGAGAAGAAGTTTACATCA
It encodes the following:
- a CDS encoding response regulator gives rise to the protein MATKPVIMTVDDDPEVLQAVARDLRQEYGDRFRIIRAESGASALEALEQIKLRNQPVALFLVDQRMPQMSGVEFLEQAMSMFPDAKRALLTAYADTDAAIRAINNTKIDYYLMKPWDPPEERLYPVLDDLLDYWIADFRPPFEGIRVIGNRWSPHSHQIKDFLARNQLPYQWLDIELSEEAQKLAEYADCDKLNLPLVLFADGSTLMQPTNLQVAEKIGLRTQAEKPFYDLIIIGGGPAGLAAAVYGASEGLRTVMIEREAPGGQAGTSSRIENYLGFPVGLSGGDLARRAVTQAKRFGVEILTPQEVTGIRLQDQYRIVQLGDGREISCHAMILALGVSWRRLDIPGLERLTGAGVYYGAAQSEALSCQGEEVYIIGGANSAGQAAMYFSRYAEHVTMLVRADSLTKSMSQYLIDQIAETPNITVKTHTSVIEAKGETSLEALTLQNSLTGETQTVRATSLFIFIGAVPRTDWLDGAIARDERGYILTGPDLQKDGSPIKGWTLDRNPFLLETNIPGIFAVGDVRHGSVKRVASGVGEGSICVQFVHRYLSNVL